Sequence from the Ziziphus jujuba cultivar Dongzao chromosome 9, ASM3175591v1 genome:
TGCTTttgaaacaataaaacaaaagcattgattttgaagaaaatttgttCATGATACATTAGTTTACAAGCTAGACATAAGCAGGTTGACTTCTATCAGAAATGGGGCTCTGCAGAAATCAAGGCACTCCATGGAGGTTTGTAGAAgagcaaacaaacaaaatcgAAAGGAAGCACGAGGAAATAAATATGGGGAAAGGGAAACTTAAAACAGGAGGAGAATATTGGATGTGTATACCTGTAACATGTGACCAATGTTGACCACAAATGAATGAGGAGGCTCAATAGCAAACCATTTCTCATCCTTAAAGACTAGAAGCCCATGAACTTCCCCTTGCAGGAGAAGAGTTATTAAGTTAACATCACTATGTTTAGGCAACCCCAAGGTTAAGCTTTGGATCAGAGCATGGTGGATAATTATTTATAGCCATTACTTTAACTTCCCTTAGTTTATCCCCAAAGTATCCACCTTCAAGGCTTTCAAGTCCTAATCCTTCACAAATTAGATCCAAAAGATACAATCCCAGCTTCCTCACCTCTGCTGAATAACTCCCAATCACATCTGTGAAATAACTAGATGAAAAAGAATGTAAAATATGAGGATGACAGGGATGGCTTAGATTGCCTCTCCAGTTATGTACCTGGTCATTCATATGGTCAATGCTTGTGTGTCATCTACAACTTTGCTTTGGGTCCTCATAGTAGAATCTTGCTTTGTCTTTAAGGCAATTCAAAAAGCTCCTTGGCCACTTGTAATACATTGTCCAGTAGCTTCTCTGGAACCACATGATTGATCAACTGCAATGCATTTTTGTAAATCATTGAATCCTAAGCTCAGAAACAAAGCGAAATATAAGAGCTAACCATCAAGTAAAAGAACTAATGCTCAATCAAACCTGGAAGAATCCAAATTTTTGGCTAGCCTCTATGATTTGTTGAACAAGTTTAATAAGATCATGATCAAGTTCTTTTAGACCAATCACTGGCATTGTCTTGCAGAGAAGGACTTTGTCATTCCCTGGTATACTTTGTGGTGGTAATATATAAGATTCTGGTACAAATTTCAAATCACGCCTCTAAGAGATGAGCTTCTCCATTTtcctacactttttttttttttttaaattttttttcagatAAGTGCACTTTGATTTAGTGAGAAAGTCAACGGATTTCCACTAGCTAATTCTCTATGAGTTCGAAGggaaatacccaaaaaaaaaaaaaataataataataataaaataaaacagaaaacaaaaaggcaAATATTCTTTTGTCATTCTGCAGGCTGATTTTCTGTATGGTTGGTTGacatataaacaaaaacacaaattatatttataaaaactcAATAAGAAGTAAATGTAATATCTGGTTCAATCTTGCTAAccaagaaccaaaaaaataaaaaaaataataaaaaaataataataataataatttcaggGATTGATGAACTATTTAGAAAGATAATAATTTCAGGGATTGATGAACTATttagaaagaatatatatatatatatatatatattttttttggtgggtgcCTCCTtcttaacatatataaaaagatgGTCGAgccaaaattatttgtattatttttttaattcattgtcTACGTAGGATtttaaaattcacatatttattgaaaaatgataTTGTATCATCTCGTGGAGATAAGTACAGACAAGAACAAAGCTCAACTGTTCACCATAGATGAAAAAGGCAAAGCTCAGCTACGTGGGGAATCAGCAAGGAATCAGCAGCAAAATGGCAACACCGAAAAGACTAGAAAGAAACGGGCTAAATAACAATTGGAATAGAGAGAAAATGAGCCCAAACGAAGCAGAGCCCACTACTTTCCTTTACCATGGCCCAAAGTAAAACTCGGTATTAGGCCCACTCTCCTACTTACAGATTGATGAGAAGGCCTTTAGACATGGCTATTGGAGAGTGGGCAGTGTCCCCCTAGTAGCTTCATTCTTTGCTAATTTAAGCTCTTGTTTACATGAGTTTTATCTGACACTCAGATAGTATTGAAatgtgataatatatatatatatatatatatatttttttttttttcttgttgaaaAAAAGATCGGCCTCTTGTTCAGACTGAACTACTAGATTAATATATCTCTAACCTGTTTTGTAACCCTGTGGTGTACAGCTTATGTAGCGATATTAGATACAGCCATTATAGCTCTCTCATTCACAACGTTTTAGGTTATGTGAAGTATACCATGAGGAACCAATAAGGCTTTATCACATATGAAATCCACACTGAGAATTTCGTGCCACAGATGTTGTTTCAAAcgtattatacaaataaaatggttatgtTTTTTTCCTACTAAATTTGAATGAAGAATTAATTCATCCAAGTTTTCCTATAATGAAGTAGAATGCTTGATCATCCCAAATGATACTATAATCCCGTGCAAGAAAACAGAGTTAAACCCAGCCTTGAGGCCACCTATTTTTAGGATCCAATCTTGGAAACCATGTCTTTGTCTTGGTACTTGTCTTGGAACCAAGTTCAAGCTTCTCCTTCTTTGGGGAAAGAAACTTCCATAAAAGTCCTCTGTTGCGGTTTGGCGTTGGAGGGCATTTATGTTTCTCAGCATGAGATTGAGCCACGTGGTAGTAGTTATAGTCatccacattggttggaaatatCTCATCTTTTGTGCGAATAGAGTTGAGCCTTCGATATATCTGTTCAAGTGACTCTTCTGGTATGTTTCTAGCCAGCAATGGTGAAGCACCACCCCAGTTGTTTGTTCCCAACGATGGATGTTGAGGAGTTCTGAATTCCAATAACTCGCTTCGCCtcatttctttatcttttatctCGTTCCCTCTATGAATCTTTCTGCTTATTGTTTTTGGTATATCTGTTATTTCTTATGatgatctatatataaatatatagggaGAAAATCTCGAAGCCCCATCATATTCTTCTTCAGAATTTAGAACTTCCtaacatattaatttaatttttaggtagttttataaatagttttatCCGAGAGTGAGTAGATGCTAGTTTGTGTAATTAATACCCTTGCAAACTCCGTCTACAGCAAAAATAGCTAAGACAGTTTGTAGATTCAAATCAGAATCGATGGCTTGCCTTAGAGATATGAAAATCTTATACTAATTTTGTCCATTAACTAAAATCTTTTTAATCTGAAACGTGTAGCAGACAAAAGGGGTCGGTAACTTCAAGAGCTTGCTACTAAGTGCCAATATTTTCAGACAAAAGTTGTTCGGATGCCAACAAGAAGGAAGCTACAAAGTTATTTCCTAGTTGATTGGATTTTGTCCTGCCTGTTATATATTCTAATCTCAGACACAGTAGTAGAAGAACTACTGTAAAAAGGGTATAGAAATCAATAGAAGATTTCTCACCACTCAATCAAATATTCTCTGTTTGGTGCATGGAGGAGTTGTGGGATCCAGCATAGCATATGTAAATGCAAATCACTTTCCAAGAAATTTCACTTGCATGTGAATGAGAAAGAGAAGTATGTCAATATTCATAGTTAATCGGTTCCAAAGAGAGAGTTATAGTACGACCTCAACTAGTTCTGACAAACTTTATATGCCCTTCACAATTTGGTTCCACCAACCTGTGTCGTACTGTCGTTGATTAGAAATGGTAAAAACAAAACCATATCATTGTCCAAACATGAATATAATGGGAAGATTCAACAGAGCCGACTTTTAGTGGAAACCTTTGTTTGAATAACTTCTACCTCAGCCACTAGTGtcatattaacaatttttctATGTTGTACAAATTGGAAGTTCATGTGTGCAATTAGTGTAGCTAAACTGACATGTCTAAATcacactaaaaagaaaaaggaatataaCCATAAAGGCACTTTTTGCCAAGAACATGATCCTCTCAATGGGGAGGCATAATCACAACCGAATCCTTTTATTTGCACTCCTAAGAATAGATGCATTTTGTGCGCCGattataaattaacaaaaagataAGCAAAAAGGGCAGGACCATAGACTCAAAACTGAAATGCACTTGTACAATGCCCATACATAGCAGTCTACAGGAGATACAAGCCTCACTTTCTGATGATCCTGGTACAGATTAGTTATGCTCTTTTTTATGTCATCATAAAAGCCTCCTTCGATCACGGGATGAATCCTCATGTCTTCTTAACGTATCGTTATGTGGTAGGAGGCTTGGTGACGTTTCCTTTTGCCTATTTTCTCGAAAGGTAAAGGACAAaaattcacaaccatgcatgcaCGAAGTAGATGTTTAGCAAGTTCTCATGACTGCaggttttgttattttattttcattttttgttgtttttccttGCAGAAAAGTAAGGCCAAAGATGACATTCACATTGTTTTTGGAGATATTTTTGCTATCTCTCCTC
This genomic interval carries:
- the LOC107425832 gene encoding S-norcoclaurine synthase 1, which encodes MRRSELLEFRTPQHPSLGTNNWGGASPLLARNIPEESLEQIYRRLNSIRTKDEIFPTNVDDYNYYHVAQSHAEKHKCPPTPNRNRGLLWKFLSPKKEKLELGSKTRFNDLQKCIAVDQSCGSREATGQYVIGSYSAEVRKLGLYLLDLICEGLGLESLEGEVHGLLVFKDEKWFAIEPPHSFVVNIGHMLQVISNGKLRSADHRVVTNKRSARKTVTSFNPSLQ